From a single Nothobranchius furzeri strain GRZ-AD chromosome 9, NfurGRZ-RIMD1, whole genome shotgun sequence genomic region:
- the zgc:162592 gene encoding probable G-protein coupled receptor 21 has protein sequence MLLLFISRTSTKLLSILFVNYDLLTLSKLWRTMITTVNHSALVDSNQSNVDYQRLQELSHHSIKVSIIIVLGVMITLGNIAVLLVISSSVAGWSRNSRYFLLSLTVADSAFGLLVMPLNLWVSLLKDYTEGPDALCHVVAFCNATIYSTCMYTLATISLERYIAVFYPLQYSTLMTRKRTLLLIAFAWCFPLFLLSPITFPDGIIEVHFSTASLVCNPSYSTNIIYSMSLTCLIFFPCSIIMTYANLRVWCAAKRQRLKLRKYGCALRNRHNVAARVLVPVMVVYYTCWTPCMAAMIYNAVSGNTVPEWVEFVVVWLPTSNGFLNCIFYFWINRNFRRKFHFILQRLASALCPEIANTLGWSNSPASQFVSGVWENTSVHERSSSVSSTCTLLSLA, from the exons ATGCTTTTGCTTTTTATTTCTCGGACTTCAACAAAATTATTATCTATTCTTTTTGTGAATTATGATTTACTCACACTTTCAAAGCTGTGGAGAACAATGATCACAACAGTTAACCACTCAGCCTTGGTTGACTCCAACCAGTCAAATGTTGACTATCAGAGACTGCAGGAGTTGAGCCACCACTCCATCAAAGTAAGCATCATCATTGTTCTGGGAGTGATGATCACTTTGGGAAATATTGCAGTTCTCCTGGTCATCTCTTCCTCCGTGGCTGGATGGTCAAGAAACTCCAGGTACTTTTTGCTCTCTCTCACTGTTGCAGACTCTGCGTTTGGACTACTGGTCATGCCTTTGAACCTGTGGGTGAGTCTATTAAAGGACTACACTGAGGGCCCAGATGCTCTTTGCCACGTTGTGGCTTTTTGCAATGCCACCATCTACTCCACCTGCATGTACACGCTGGCCACAATAAGCCTGGAGAGATACATTGCTGTGTTTTACCCGCTCCAGTATTCAACTCTGATGACTAGAAAAAGGACGCTGCTCCTGATTGCCTTCGCCTGGTGCTTCCCGCTCTTTTTACTGTCACCCATCACATTTCCAGATGGCATAATTGAAGTTCACTTTTCTACTGCGTCGCTGGTCTGCAATCCATCCTATTCTACAAACATCATCTACTCCATGAGCCTGACTTGTTTAATATTTTTCCCTTGCTCCATCATCATGACATATGCAAACCTGAGGGTGTGGTGCGCAGCCAAGAGGCAGAGGCTGAAACTGCGCAAATACGGCTGTGCGCTTCGCAATAGGCACAATGTGGCAGCCAGAGTGCTTGTACCCGTCATGGTGGTTTACTACACCTGTTGGACCCCCTGCATGGCAGCCATGATCTACAATG CAGTCTCGGGCAACACCGTGCCGGAGTGGGTTGAGTTTGTTGTGGTGTGGCTGCCAACATCCAACGGTTTCCTCAACTGCATCTTCTACTTCTGGATCAACCGAAACTTTCGCAGGAAGTTTCACTTCATTCTCCAGAGACTGGCCTCAGCCCTATGCCCTGAAATTGCCAACACACTCGGGTGGAGCAACTCTCCAGCATCACAGTTTGTGTCAGGAGTTTGGGAAAACACCAGCGTTCACGAGCGCTCCTCCAGTGTGTCGTCCACCTGCACACTGCTAAGCTTGGCCTGA